The DNA sequence TTTTGGGGAATTGCTGCGGGTATTTTTCTCAGTGGCTCACGATCCGACTCAGCTGAACCGTCAGGGTAATGACCGGGGCACTCAATACCGGTCTGCTGTTTTTTACGAAACCCCCGGGCAGAAGCAGGTTACGGAGGCATACATTCGCCAACTGGATAAGGCTGGAGTCTACCCGGAGCCTATAGTAACCACACTGGAACCGCTGGATGTATTTTACCGGGCCGAGGAGCACCACCAGAACTTTGCGGCGCGTAATCCGTATCAGCCATACATAATGGCGGTGGCCGCTCCGAAAATGGAAAAGCTGATTGACGGTTTTAGTGACCGGCTGAAGCCTGAGTACTCCGGCCCCGACGACAATCTTGCCTGAGGAGATAGCAAAAATGGGTAGTTCCGCTGCAGGTTATGACCTGACACCTCTGACAGAGGCACAAGTTCAAGAGAAGGCTGCCGGGCTGACACCGGAAGAGCGTCAGGTATTGCTGGATCACGGTACAGAGCATCCTTTCTGTGGAACTTTGCTGGATAACAAGCTGGATGGTGTTTATCACTGCCGGCTCTGTGATCTGCCTCTGTTCAGTTCCAGTTCCAAATTTGACTCCGGAACAGGCTGGCCAAGTTTTTTTCAGCCCTTTGATCCCGAGCATATTCGCTATATTGATGACACCAGCCTGGGCATGACCCGTACTGAGGTCAGGTGTCAACGTTGTGATAGCCACCTGGGGCACGTATTCCCGGATGGTCCACCACCAACAGGGCGACGTTACTGCCTGAATTCTGTTGCGCTGGTGTTTCGCGAAAAAGACTGAATCCTTATTGGATTTGAGGTTAAGCGGTGCCTTAAGAATCAGCAATTCTTTCGGGGCGTATGAATAAGCGCCCCGGGAGAATTGTCGGCGAACCTGAGTGGCAGGCTCTGTTGTCAGCTTGTGCTGGCGGCGACAACCGTGGAAAGCAGGTAGCCGGTGTAGGCAACGTAAACCAGCAGCAGAATGGAGCCGTCAAACCGGCTGATGACTTTTCGCCAGCCGGTCATTCCAAAGCCCATAACCAGCAGGCCGAGGGTCAGAGCCAGCATCAGCGTCCAGTCACGGTATAGCACTTCCGGATCCACAGACAGCGGCTGTATGACTGCGGCAAGGCCAACAACGGCGAGAGTGTTGAAGATGCCTGAGCCGAGAATGTTACCCAGAATCAGATCATGTTCGTTTTTGCGGACTGCCGCCAGGGCTGAGGCCAGTTCTGGCAGAGACGTACCAATGGCTACGATGGTCAGACCGATGACCAGATCACTGACGCCAAGGCTTTGGGCTATGGTAACCGCGCCCCAGACCAGGAGGCGGGAGCTGACAACCAGCAGGATAAGGCCAATAATCAGCCACATTACGGCTGTTTTCATCGGCATGAGATCTGAGTCTATCCGGGCACCGGCTTCATCCGCCAGTGGGTCGCCCTTGCTTCGCATGCCCTGAAATATGGACCAGCCCATAACGGCGCTGAATACGCCCAGCAACACCCAGCCATCAAACCGTGAGAGCTCTCCGTCCAGCAATTGGGCGCCGGCAATCAGGGTGAGCACCACAAGTAACGGAAGTTCTTTCCGGATAACCTGGGAATGGACAGCAATGGGGGCAATCACAGCCGTAAGGCCAACAATCAGGGCTATATTGGTGATGTTGGAGCCATAACCGTTACCCAGAGCAAGCCCCGGGTTACCGTCAGCGGCGGCCATGGCGGAGACTGCCAGTTCTGGCGCCGAAGTTCCGAAACCTATAATCACCATGCCGATAAGGAGTGCGGGCATTCCCAGGTGTTTTGCGACCGCGGCCGCCCCTTCCACAAACTTGTCTGCGCTCCATACCAGCAATACAAGGCCGGCGATAATTGCGCCTATAGCCATTACCATAGATAAACCTCAGTCAGGTATCTTCTGCAAAACAGGTGTCTGAACCGCCCGGATAACCGGGGGCGTATACACCGGGAAGGTGTGCAAGATACCGCATAAAGGCCTTTAAGGTCAGCCCCTTTCGGATGAAGTGGTATTATTGGGGCCAAGGTAGGGCATGAGACTAAAGTTGCGGTGATATTGCTTCTGAAAGAGGAGAGAATTTGAAGTCGTCTGTCACTTCAAGACAGACCCGGATGATTACCTATACCCGGTACAAGCCTCTGTTCGTATGCTAATGAAATAACCGCTAGACTAGAGCACAGACCATATACTGATCCGGTATATTTTGTAATCGCAATTTATATTTCTGCGAAAATCCGGATAATTACGCGCACATTCAGAACGGATGCTCACAGCAACGTCTTTTTACCTTGCGACTTGCCGGCATCCGACAGACCTCTCCGCTGATCGTGGGGGGGCGAAAGGTTCAATACTAGCTAAGGTGAAGAACCAATGGCCGTAAAACAGGCAGATGTAGTGTTGGTCGGAGGTGGTGTCATGAGCGCCACACTCGGCATGATGCTAAGGCAGTTGGATCCGTCGTTGAAAATTGTCATGCTGGAGCGTCTTGACCACGTTGCACATGAAAGTACTGACGGATGGAATAATGCAGGAACCGGGCACGCGGGATACTGTGAGCTCAACTATACGCCCGAGACCGACGATGGTGATGTGGCAATTGAGCGTGCGCTCCAGATCAATGCGCAGTTCGAAGTGTCGCTGCAGTTCTGGTCGCATCTGGTAGAGCAGGGCATGCTGCCCGAGCCTTCAAAGTTTATTAATCGCACGCCGCATCAGAGCTTTGTCTGGGGTGAGGACGATGTGGCTTTCCTCAAACGCCGCTATGAGCGCTTGAGCTCCCATCATCTGTTCCGTGATATGGAATATACTGAGTCACCCCGGGATCTGGAAGAGTGGATGCCTCTGATTGTCCAGGGCCGGGATCCGATGCAGCGTGTTGCAGCAACCCGCATACGCCATGGTTCGGATGTGGATTTCGGTTCCCTGACCCGCAACATGGTTGAGTATCTGCAAAGTCAGCCTAACTTCGAGTTGATGCTGGGCTGCCCGGTGCATTACATAGACCAGCGCGATAATGGTCGGTGGAAAGTCCGGGTTAAAAACCAGCACACTGGTGAGCAGACCAAGCTGGAAACGGAATTTGTATTTCTGGGGGCTGGTGGTGGTGCACTGCCAATGCTGCAGAAATCCGGAATTGACGAAGCCCGCGGCTATGGCGGTTTCCCTGTCAGCGGGCAGTGGCTGGTATGTCGCGACCCGGCGGTGGTAAAAAAGCACCACTCCAAGGTATATGGCAAGGCTCCGATTGGTGCGCCGCCCATGTCAGTGCCACATCTGGATACCCGTATCATCAATGGTGAACCGGCCCTTCTGTTTGGCCCGTTTGCAGGATTTACCACCCGTTTCCTCAAACAGGGTTCCATCTTCGATCTGTTTGGCTCCGTGCGCACGAGCAACCTGAAACCCATGTTGTCAGTGAGTAAGAGTAATATGGACCTTACCCGATATCTGATCGGTGAAGTGTTCCAGTCACACAGTGACCGTGTAGAGGCTCTCCGTAACTTCTTCCCGGAAGCCCAGGAAGGTAACTGGGAGCTGCGTAATGCCGGTCAGCGTGTTCAGATCATCAAGCAGGCTGAAGGTGGTGGTGGAAAGCTGGAGTTCGGAACTGAAATAGTGGCATCAAAAGATGGCACTCTGGCTGCTTTGCTTGGGGCCTCTCCAGGTGCGTCTACGGCAGCGAACGCTATGCTCAGTGTGATTGAGCGTTGCTTCCCCAAGAAAATCCAGACGCCCGAGTGGCAGGAACGCATGAAGTTGATGGTGCCTTCGTACGGCCAGTCACTGGTGAACGATGAAGCTCTTTTGACTAAAGTTCGTGAAAGAACACTCTCTACCCTGAAGCTGAACTGATATTTCCGCTTGATCTGAGCAAATCTCAGAAAGCTTTGTGGGTAGCGCTAAAGCACGCTGGGTGCCGGTATTCAAACCAGTGCCCAGCGTGCTTTTGCATTTCTTACCGGATTGATATTTGCGATTCTCATATATCAGCGTAGGGTGGAAACGACACCCTGATGCAAGGAGATAGCCCGTGAGCGAGCACAAATACAATCCTGAGAAGGGG is a window from the Marinobacter sp. ANT_B65 genome containing:
- the msrA gene encoding peptide-methionine (S)-S-oxide reductase MsrA; translation: MTSSCSIPGLKVPRSRFPEPEQDLPAEEGEQRLVLAGGCFWCVEAVLLALDGVNRVESGYAGGSPETANYEAVCTGTTGHAEVVGVYYDPAQISFGELLRVFFSVAHDPTQLNRQGNDRGTQYRSAVFYETPGQKQVTEAYIRQLDKAGVYPEPIVTTLEPLDVFYRAEEHHQNFAARNPYQPYIMAVAAPKMEKLIDGFSDRLKPEYSGPDDNLA
- the msrB gene encoding peptide-methionine (R)-S-oxide reductase MsrB, encoding MGSSAAGYDLTPLTEAQVQEKAAGLTPEERQVLLDHGTEHPFCGTLLDNKLDGVYHCRLCDLPLFSSSSKFDSGTGWPSFFQPFDPEHIRYIDDTSLGMTRTEVRCQRCDSHLGHVFPDGPPPTGRRYCLNSVALVFREKD
- a CDS encoding calcium/sodium antiporter, which translates into the protein MVMAIGAIIAGLVLLVWSADKFVEGAAAVAKHLGMPALLIGMVIIGFGTSAPELAVSAMAAADGNPGLALGNGYGSNITNIALIVGLTAVIAPIAVHSQVIRKELPLLVVLTLIAGAQLLDGELSRFDGWVLLGVFSAVMGWSIFQGMRSKGDPLADEAGARIDSDLMPMKTAVMWLIIGLILLVVSSRLLVWGAVTIAQSLGVSDLVIGLTIVAIGTSLPELASALAAVRKNEHDLILGNILGSGIFNTLAVVGLAAVIQPLSVDPEVLYRDWTLMLALTLGLLVMGFGMTGWRKVISRFDGSILLLVYVAYTGYLLSTVVAASTS
- the mqo gene encoding malate dehydrogenase (quinone), translated to MAVKQADVVLVGGGVMSATLGMMLRQLDPSLKIVMLERLDHVAHESTDGWNNAGTGHAGYCELNYTPETDDGDVAIERALQINAQFEVSLQFWSHLVEQGMLPEPSKFINRTPHQSFVWGEDDVAFLKRRYERLSSHHLFRDMEYTESPRDLEEWMPLIVQGRDPMQRVAATRIRHGSDVDFGSLTRNMVEYLQSQPNFELMLGCPVHYIDQRDNGRWKVRVKNQHTGEQTKLETEFVFLGAGGGALPMLQKSGIDEARGYGGFPVSGQWLVCRDPAVVKKHHSKVYGKAPIGAPPMSVPHLDTRIINGEPALLFGPFAGFTTRFLKQGSIFDLFGSVRTSNLKPMLSVSKSNMDLTRYLIGEVFQSHSDRVEALRNFFPEAQEGNWELRNAGQRVQIIKQAEGGGGKLEFGTEIVASKDGTLAALLGASPGASTAANAMLSVIERCFPKKIQTPEWQERMKLMVPSYGQSLVNDEALLTKVRERTLSTLKLN